The DNA region AGActgattttgaaattttgtaacaaaatatttGATCAGAAACCCTACTAGCACCCATTTAGAGTTGAAAGACATGGAAAAATGTTCAGTTTCAGTATTGCGATGCAGCCAATTTGTCATCCCAGCGACTGATAGTGAAGACTTTAAAGCGGCCCTCACCATGGGGGCAGGGCATTTTCCCCTATCAAAGACAAGCAGTGTGAATCACTATGGATTATAGTTGCTCTATAGATCCAAACAGCCACAGAGAGCACTACCTAAATGCCTAGGGAGAGACTTTTGTGACTGGTTTTATCCAATGGCCCGGGGCAATATGTCTTCTGTCCTCCAGTCATGGATGGGTCTGAGGCAGGGGCCAGGCTTCAGAGCTTCTAGGCCTCTGCAACTATCAGGTCTCTGGTAACTTGAAAAGCAGCAATGAGGGAGCTCAGCTGTATCTTCTCACTGGTGCCAACAGAAAGTCTGTACCTGGGGATAACAATCCCAAGTTGAGTATAAAGCACACCCTAGGCTCTGCCTATGAGGGTGAGAGTGTGGGAGCTGCTGTAGCCTGTAGAGAGGCACTGGAGCTGAAAGATCCACCCTGGTTAGCACTCTGGTCTGTGTCCTCCAACTTTCTTCTCCCCaacactcactcactcagccaCTTGGTTGAAGCTGCCATGGACAAATTAGAAACCCAACACTAGCAGGTTCTGAGTTGCACTCGGCACTCCATCTCCTCCACAACAGGGCAGGACTGCTATAAGGAACTCTGCAGATTCTCCTCTGGCTGTGGCATTGCAGCAGAGGGCTGGAGGTTCATGGCAGGACAGTAAAGCAGGACACCAAGAGCTCATCTTGTCACTTTTAAATGCCTAGCCACTGAAAGCAAAATCACTCCCAACACAGTGATAGGAAATGACCTACTTTATCTACATGAGCTAGTGACAGCCTATTGGAGCTTGTGATACTAGTATTTGGTTGGAGCCTAGTGTGCTGACCACTTAAATGACAGCTGCCAGCATCACTGGGGAGTAATGACAGTATATAATGAGCTGGGCAAAGTGAAATGAGTGAGTCTGTTTGTTATTCTCCACTGGGCTCCTGTATGTCACATTGCCTTAATAAGCAGAGGAGCTGGCCATCTCCAGATGACCTGCATGCCCAGTGTGAGGAGAGCTAAAGCCTCAGCTCAGGCAGGGGACCGCTCTGTGCTCGCCATCTTCTGCACTACTGTCCTGTGCTCTGGACGCAGCACATAGCCTTCTCCACAGTACACTTGGCACTACCCCAAACCACACTGCCCCATGTGTGAATGGCACACAAGCTGAAACTAAAAAGCTGACAACAGGAGAGGGGACAACCAAAGAACTGAAACTGGAAAAACACTCACTCAATGTCTGCCATTTTGGTCAATAAATGTATCCGAACTGAAGATGGAAAGTCAactaagagaaagacagaaagagatgagTGAGATCACCTTGCCCACACGGGACTTCTGACAACCCCTAGTATCCCTCAGACCCACTGCATGCAGGTCACCAATGAGCTAAGCATGGTGTAGGCCCCACTGCTTTTTATCACACATGTGCTGGGTGCAGCTCAGGAAGTGTTCCATCTCCTATGCTACCAAAAAGaccccacaaacatacacatggcCCCGTCCCCAGTGGTCATAGAACATGAATAAATCAACATTGTCCATAATGGGTGATAGCTAAATACGAACCAGAAAGCTCGTTACCCCGTTTTGAGGTCAAACTTAAGCAAAAGATTCCACACAGGCTCACAGTACTGGGGACCTGAGAGGCTCTCCATTTGGAGGTGTCTGCTGGGAGGAAAGTTTCCAAAGGCTGGCATTCCCTCCCCGCACTGTGAACCATCTGAGTCATTCGGGGTGATTCCCAGGTTCTGCCCATGCTCAGACTGATTCCTGAAATAAGGCAGGaaacagaaacttttttttttttttcgagacagggtttctctgtgtagccctggctgtcctggaactcattctgtagactccaggctggcctcaaactcagaaatccacctgcctctgcctccctagtgctggaatcaaaggcttgcaccaccactgcctggccagaaacAGGAACTTAAAGGCAGCTTCCTGGAGACTACCTGGTTTACAGGTATACACTTTTCCCCTTTGTGGGATGTATCTTAGAATGTGACTTAGAGGCTAAAGAGCAGTTCATTGGTCTGATGCATGCTTAGGAAGCGTCAGTCCTAGATGCAGACCCCAGAAATAATGTCTGTGgagatagcccagtggtagaCCACGTGCCTCATATGTACAAAGGCCCTGGATTCAAATCTGTGGTGTGGGAAGCTTATAACAAGAATGAAAAAtagagcggggcagtggtggtacatgcctttaaccccagcacttgggaggcagaggcaggtggatttctgagttcaaggacagccagtgctatacagagaaaccctctctcaaaaaccaacaacaacaacaaaagaatgaaaaatatagtACTTTGCCTTGAAAAAAGAGCCTCTACTACTGGTTCATTTCCACTTACCCTAGCAGTTCcagataataaaaaatgttttggaCAAAGCCATTCAGAGCTGCTCAAGATTAAGGGTCAGTTACTCTTATCCTCTTTCTGCTCAGGAGCAAAGGCCTCACACTTTCTATAGCCATCCCACAGCTGCGCCTCCTCTCCAGTTACCTCTGTGCACAAACAAGTGAACCTCGGTCAGGATGTCATGCAGCGCCAAGCCCTTCAGAGTCTTCAGCTCCATGATATCTAGGGAGGAGCAGCTAAGGTGAGGGAACTAGTCCAGAACATGCTGTGGGGAGGCTTCCACACCAGCCCCTGGTGGTGACCTGGAAGTTGGGCCCTTCATCCCAGTAAAGCTGCAGCAGGCCCAATTCTAACTCTACCCATGTTATCTTCAGTAAAGCTTTTCTAAAAAGTATAGCCCTTGTCTCAGAGAGCAGAGCAAACAGCTCCTCAAAGgatcacagccacctgtaactttTCATCACTGCAGAACAAGGCAATGAGTCCACTTTAACGACTATGAATGGAGAAGCTACATAGAGCCTCACTCACTTAGGCTAGAGCCACTGAAGAGAAGGGCACTCTGCCTGGGGATACCTGTTCCCCACAAGTTGAAACCTGTCACCTGGGAGGTCTAGGTGTTAGCTGCAGCCTAGGCTTCTGGCCACCCTGAGGCCTGAACCGAGCAGCAATCGCCAGAAAGGATACTTTTGTAGGCAGTGGTGAAGTCTTGATTCAGCATCCAGTCCAGAATGTTGGCAATGTCCGTCTTGAGTGGGTGTCCGGTGCAGGTGTAGACAGTCTCCTCTGTCACCTTCCCAAAGGCCATATTGGTACTCTGCAGGAAGAGGGCCCAGGAGCTGTCAGCAGCTGCCCTGTCGCAGTGACATGGCACAGGTCAAGGACAGTGGGAATCTTGAACTCTTCACAGTGGAAAGGGCTGCCTTCCACTGCGAATGCTACTGCATGCTGTGGAGGTGCAGCACCCTCCCACAGCTTAGAGCAGCATCAAGCCTTCCCATTGGAACACACAGGCAAGGAGCTGGTGCACGGCAAGGTGAATCTTACTAGGTTCATGAATGTGTGGATTAGCTAGCTGGCTTTCTTGTAAAACTATTTTGAAGCAATGGTTTGAAGTGCCTGCAGTGTGATCATACCTGCAGAATGTTCAAAGCCCTTCGCATGTCTCCACTGGACAGAGTGACAAGGGCCTTCATTCCATCTTCACTTATATCCACACTAAAAGGAAACAGGCAAAAGAGTTAACTAAAGTCCTCTCCGCAAACAGCACAAGCTTCATCAACCATGTGAACCCTCAATGATGAAGCTcaaaaggaaaacatcaaaaaatGGGGAGGTGACAGCACTGAACATCTAAGCTACTTGTGCTTGGGAACATGTGTCACATGAGTGGCCAGGCCCCAGCCAGAGTTTGACTATGGACCAAGGCTTTAAGGAAATGGCTGCCGAGACATTTCGGGGAAGAGGATATAGCTTGGCATCTGATCACCCAGAATGGATGTCTCAGAGCCTTCCCTTCTAGCCAGCTGGCAGCATCTACAAAAAGGGACTCAGCAACAGTCAGTTCCCATGACAAAAGAGAGGGGACAGCCTGCAGGAATATAGGTGGAGGTCAAAAACAATCAAAAGGGCTCAAGGGGCAGAACATCCAGGGACCGCTGGAAATGacagcagccagcaagccccaagatTTTCCCTCGGACTCAGCATTCCACCCAACCTCCCTGCCACTCAATCCCCAaaccctccctcttccttcttgtaAAGCAAACTCACTTCTCTTCTTGTACTACATGTTCCAGTCGAGGAACCATGAGCTCGGGTGTCAGAGGTCCAAATCGGAACCTCGTGCACCGTGACTGCAAGGCAGGGATGATCTTGGACAGGTAGTTACAGATGAGGCAAAACCTGGTGTTTTCCGTGAACTTCTCGATCACTGGGAGAGAAACCAAACACTTCACATAAGAGGACCCAGGGAAGGCTTAACGATACTAAGTGAGAACGCTGCCTGTAGGGGTACAGGGTATTTGGGGCAGGAACAGGTTCAGCTCAGCCACCATGCTGTGTAGATCTCACTCTATATGAAGCCCACGCTGGGCTCAAACTTCAGGTGATCTACCTGCTTCCATTTCTGGGGTAGTTGGATTACTggcatgagtcaccacacccagcttgcaAAGCTAGTAGACGTAGCATTAGAGTGCACAATGCATCTTTTTATCATCTGCCACAACTCTAGCACTttgccatctcctcctcctcaagATTGGCCCCAGTCTATCCAAGACCTCCCCATCCCTTTGCACATGATGCTGTCTGATATTGTTGAGACCCGCCTTGTCTGGGCAAGGAGGAGGCTGTATGCACACTTCCCTGCAACCCAAGCCTGAAAGTCTAGGAGGATTTAGGGAGCAACAGCTAGCACTGAGAAATGCACAGGACACCAGTGTTCCCACACAGATCTGTCTACACTAATAGTCACTCGGCAGAACAAACACGGAACAGAGCCAGCCCTAGATAAGATGACAGAGGCTCTCCATTCTGAGGGTGCTATAGAGCAGCCTTGTCTGCATCATTGGGACTAAGAGGTGCCTCCTGATGGGAAGGTAACCTCATACCCAGAACTTCTGGCCTTCGGTACACTCCTTGGCCAACTCGTCAGATGGGAGAGCAAACCTCACCTCGTCTCAAGGCATTCTGGGCATCTTGAGTCATGGCATCAGCTTCATCCAGGATCACAAGCTTAAACCCTTTCCTAGGAGAACAAAGGCATGTAGAAGTTTTCTCGGCTTCCatctttctcagcatccacaccTACCTGTCAAGCTTTCATCCCTTAGAAGTGACAGGTAATTTCCTACAGTTGTTAAGTCTTCCTTACTCACAGTATCCCATTGTTAACTGCTCGCTTGTGGGGTGGGACTAGAACCCAGGGATGTAAGTAGGCCAAGCACAAGCATtcccagggctacacacacacacccaagcctatttattcctgtgtgtgtaAATGCCATATCACATCACAAATATAGAGGTCACAGGATGCTCTGAGGGAATCCATGCTCCCCTTCCTAgtaattgaactctggtcatcaggcttggtggcaagtgctttagcCCACTGAACTACCTCATGGCTCTTTTTCCCTGCCTAATTGACCTCCATGTCATTCATCCTTCCTGATCTCTTATCCCTGTTTAAGTTCAGACCAGCTTATCCAGTATTGGATGTGACTCCCAGCTGAGCCCAAGGCTCATGGAGTTTTCTATCCCAGCATCCCCACCTCTCAAACGCTGGACTCATCCCTGCTTCTGACCAagttttcccttcttccctttacATCAGCCAGTCAAGGGGGGACCAAACAGTGAGGCTGTGTCCCAACCATGCACTAAGACCTGTAGGGAGAGCAATTCTACAAATAATTCTTACTTGAAGATTGTCCTTGTGCTGGCAAAGCTGAGGATTGGCCCCCGAACAATATCAATCCCTCGGTCGTCAGAAGCATTCAGCTACACGAGGAAGAGAGGATGCCGTGACAATCATACCCTGTGCCAGCTGCCAGCTCATGGCTGAAAAGTGTCAGCCAGCCATTCAGGTCTAATGACAGCTAAGATACAATCATCAAAAATTACACCATCATATAACATCCTAAAAGGATCATCCACATAAATGTAGGAAATAAACACAGGGCCTGGTGACCCCTGAACCAGGACCTCACCATGAGCACTTGATGCTAGCCTCAGTTCTTACTGCCTAGAGGCTGCTGTGCTTTGAATAAGCTGAAGAACTCTGGACAGCAAGGGGCTGAGCCTCAGATCTGCTGCCTAAgtcaaatgcttttcttttgaCTGAGGGTCTTCTGTtttcaagttggccttgaactcgtatACCCTAAGATGACcgtgaacttctgaccctcctgcctccacctcttgcgtgctgggattatgggtgtacAACTGTTTATTATGCTAAGGACCAAATCCAGGACCTTGTGCATTGTAGGCGAGCACTCTACCAAataagccacatccccagtcccTCAAATGCTTTTCTTTCAAATAGGTTTTTGTAACCTAAGGGTATTAAGGTTGCCAGCCAAGGTCCCAACAATCTACAGACAGCATGGCTCGGTGCAGTAATCTGAGAAGATCCAGgtgaagaaacatttttaaaactgtttgtagagcagtggttttcaacctgtaggTCTTGACCCCTGGGGgtgtcgaatgaccctttcacaggttgcctaagaccatcaaaaaacAGATAATTGtactataattcataacagtagcaaaattacagttatgaagtagcaatgaacataattttatagttgggggtcaccacatcatAATAAACTGTATTAAACGGTCaaagcatttggaaggttgagaactactggcctAACTAGAGGGCTATGCAGTATTCATTATCACCCCTAAATATTAAAGGGTTCAACAAGAGCTGTGGGCAGGTAGAGCAGGCTGTGTGGGGAAGGTGCAACCTCTAAGTTGGGCCCCCCCAGGAAGTAGAGGCTGCCAGGTGTTAATGCCCTAGCAAGTCCAAGCAGTATCCCCATTTTGACATGACCCCCCCACTGATCCCACACACAAGATCCCACTGGCCAAACCCAACCAGGACCCAGAAGGTCAGGGAATAAAAGAAGGACCAAGGTAAGTGTCCGGAGGTCTGAGCTGTTGTAGAGTGAGTGTCTCCCTCACCTCCAAGACCATGGAGCCAAATTCTTTATCTTTGTACAGTTGCTTGGCACAGGCCAGGATGGTGGATGTCTTTCCTGTCCCTGGAGGGCCATAGAGAAGTAGGTGTGGCAGCCGGTCTTCACTGATGAACTTCTGAACTGAGGGACGGGAGGGGGCAACATGTGTCAGTCTCTGGGCCCTGCACACTCACCTTAGGACCTGGTTATGCTAGATTCAGATATGCTTCAGTTCTTCAGTGTCACAGTAGACAGGGAAGTTGTGAAATCACACCAcggcttgtctgtctgtcttccacaCTAGCTGTCTCAGGAGGGTCTATTAAGttgagagcagtggttctcaacccttttAGGAgctacacatcacacacatatccTGCTAATCAGACCTTTACAAAACagtttgtaacagtagcaaaattccattaagtagcaatgaaataattttatggttgggggtcaccacaacatgaggaactgtattaaaagggcCACATctttaagaaggttgagaaccactggcttagaggCACAGCCTCATTGGAGGAATCAGGTTACCAAATGCATGCCTTTGAGGGTcatactccccctccccccccccagctctcAACTTCCTGTTCATTTTGGAGCAGAGTGCTCCCACAGCCATGAAGTTGTGCTCACCAAGGGCCTAGAGTCAACAGAGCCAAGCACCATGGACCAaaacctctgaacccataaggCAAAATCAACCATCCCTTTTCCATATTGTCTTCTTGGGGGATGGAGGAATTGGAAAGGGTCCTCAGTTAagccagctgctcttgcagaggacctgggtttggttcctagcacctacacagcagctcacaattgcctacaactccagttccagaggatccagggccctcttctggcctctagaggAACCAGGCACACAAGGTGCACACACTTACATGTTTAAACAAAGCAcctaaacaataaaaacatctttaaaaatgtatcttcttAGACAGTTTGGTACACCGTGGAGAAGGAAACACACAGCCCGTTCTATAAAGCTCAGTGCATCCTCTAAGGGTCGCCCAGCAGAGACAACATCATCACGAAACAGACCCAACCCTGCACAAGGGCAACAGCAACAGACAGGTACTCACTGGTACTCAGAATGTCCCTGTGAGAAATGAGATCCGCCAGGGTCTGTGGCCGGTACTTCTCAACCCTGAAAGAGGATTCACCATAAGTTACGGTTATACACAGCCGTGTTCTGTTACATGCAAAGAAGCCTCTGCACAGCCtaagcagcagaggaagagaaactcTTCACGTGTGAGTAGACACTGGCTctcaaaaccaggagctgttCTGCCCCCCAAGGGGCACCTGTCTGGCCGGTTAGCTGTAATAACTGCAAAGGGTGTTAGTGGCATCTGTTGAGTAGGAGTCAGAAGGTTGCTAACATCCTCCAGCAGGCAGGACAGCTCCCTGTTGCCCCTCACCAGCAGTGGGCCCCCAGGTCAACAGCCCTGAGACTACACAAACTGAACTCATACTCAAAATAGCCACAAGCAAGTGAATGGGCAATACACTTATGATTTGGCTTTCAAGAGGGAACTGAATGCTGAACCACTCTACAGCGCAGAAAAACCTTCAGTTCGAGAAGGCAGACTCAAAAAGACCACACAGTCTGTGACAGCACTCCTGAGAATTTAACGTGTAGCCCAAGATTAGTCTCCCTCCTCAGGATAGACCaggaaaagtgaaaagaaagcacAGCTAGGCTTGCTTCGTTTAAATCACCACCAAGCTGCTGTCGGGCCGTTCAGAATGCAAACTCTGGGGCCCTGGGTTCGATCTCGGGGACCCATgtcagtagaaggaaagaactgggtcttgcaagttgtcctctgacctccacaagggTGCGCTGCTACGGTCCCCTCCCGTGCAAATAAGTGCTGAATTCGGACACGAGTTCGAATCCAAGTCTACCCACTCCTCCGGTCTCTGAACCTTTCTAAAGGAACTCAGGGTCGATTTGATAAGGTCATCAGAGCGCAGTGGATTCTCGAGCACCCGAGGATGCCTAAGCTAAGCTCAAGAGACTGTTCGGTGTGGAAGCGGAGGTGCGGCTGTGGCGCCAAGGCCCGGTATCCCGCCGGGAAAGGGAGGGGGATCTGCAAAGCTCCTAAGGAAGAAGAGCGGTAAGCAAGATGCGGGGCCGCTCCTACCAGGGCAGGTTCCGGGCCCGGCCCGCCGCGGGCTGCTGCTGCGAAGGCGCCGCCGACATTACGGACAGACGCTCCGGGGCCGACCACGGACCCAAAGCACTCGGAGTCCGCGCGCAAACCAACCCTCGCGAGGCTTCGCCTCCGGCTTCCGGCTTCCGTGTCCGGGTCCGCCTCCTCCCCGTTGCTAAGGTGCTGGTTGCTAGGTAACCCGAGGGGCCGGCATGCTGTCGACTTAGGGCTTTGAGCCGGCTGTCTCAGCCTAGCACAAGGTCCTGGGAGACCGCGAGCTGCAGCCAGTGCCACCGCGGGCCTCACCAGGGCCCGGCCCTGCCAGCGCAGGGCAAGTCGCAAGGAGCAGCAAGTTTCAGAGTCAGAAACACTTCCGTGGCTGAGGTGTGGTCAGTGCACCCTCAGTTCCATAACCAgcaacacacgcacacagaca from Mastomys coucha isolate ucsf_1 unplaced genomic scaffold, UCSF_Mcou_1 pScaffold22, whole genome shotgun sequence includes:
- the Rfc5 gene encoding replication factor C subunit 5: MSAAPSQQQPAAGRARNLPWVEKYRPQTLADLISHRDILSTIQKFISEDRLPHLLLYGPPGTGKTSTILACAKQLYKDKEFGSMVLELNASDDRGIDIVRGPILSFASTRTIFKKGFKLVILDEADAMTQDAQNALRRVIEKFTENTRFCLICNYLSKIIPALQSRCTRFRFGPLTPELMVPRLEHVVQEENVDISEDGMKALVTLSSGDMRRALNILQSTNMAFGKVTEETVYTCTGHPLKTDIANILDWMLNQDFTTAYKNIMELKTLKGLALHDILTEVHLFVHRVDFPSSVRIHLLTKMADIEYRLSVGTSEKIQLSSLIAAFQVTRDLIVAEA